The DNA window AAGTCTTCGCCTCGCTGTACAACGATCGCGCCATCGCCTACCGCGTGCACCACGGCTTCAAGCACGAAGATGTGTTCCTGTCGGCCGGCGTGCAGCTGATGGTGCGCTCGGACGTCGGCGCGTCCGGCGTGCTGTTCACCTTGGACACCGAGTCCGGCTTTCGCGACGTGGTGTTTGTCACCGCCAGCTACGGCCTGGGCGAGAACGTGGTGCAGGGCGCGGTCAATCCCGACGAGTTCTACGTGTACAAGCCGACCCTGTCGCAAGGCAAGCCGGCGATCCTGCGCCGCGCCCTGGGCAGCAAGCAGATCCGCATGGTCTATTCGGACCAGCCCGGCGAGCGCGTGCGCAATGAGGACACGCCGGTGGAACTGCGCGGCAAGTTCTCGATCAGCGATGTCGATGTGCAGGAACTGGCCAAGCAGTCGCTGGTCATCGAAAAGCACTACGGCCGCCCGATGGATATCGAATGGGCCAAGGACGGTGTCAGCGGCAAGCTGTTCATCGTGCAGGCGCGCCCGGAAACCGTGAAGTCGCGCGCCAAGGCCACGCAGATCGAGCGCTATGCGCTGGAGCAGCGCGGCCCGGTGATCGCTGAGGGCCGCGCCATCGGCCAGAAGATCGGCAGCGGCATCGCCCGCGTGGTGCGCTCGCTGGATGACATGAGCCGCGTGCAGCCTGGCGACGTGTTGGTGGCCGACATGACCGATCCCGATTGGGAGCCGGTGATGAAGCGCGCCGCCGCCATCGTCACCAACCGCGGTGGCCGCACCTGCCATGCCGCGATCATCGCGCGCGAACTGGGCGTGCCGGCGGTGGTAGGTACCGGCAACGCGCTGGATCACATCAAGGACGGCCAGGAAGTGACCGTCAGCTGCGCCGAAGGCGACACCGGCTTCATCTACGAAGGCGCCCTGCCCTTCGAGCGCACCACGACGGATCTGGACAACATGCCGCCGGCGCCGTTGAAGATCATGATGAACGTGGCCAACCCCGAGCGCGCCTTCGATTTCGGCCAGCTGCCGAACGCCGGCATCGGCCTGGCGCGCCTGGAGATGATCATTGCCAGCCATATCGGCGTGCATCCGCTGGCCCTGCTGGAGTTCGACCGCCAGGACCTGGAAACCCGCAAGAAGATCGAAGCCAAGATGGCCGGCTACGCCGACCCGGTCAGCTTCTATGTGGATCGCCTGGCCGAAGGCATCGCCACCATCACCGCTTCGGTCGCTCCGAACCCGGTCATCGTGCGCCTGTCGGACTTCAAGTCCAACGAGTACGCCAACCTGATCGGCGGCAGCCGGTACGAGCCGCACGAAGAGAATCCGATGATCGGCTTCCGTGGCGCCAGCCGCTATGTCGACCCCTCGTTCGAGCCTGCGTTCGCGCTGGAATGCCGCGCCGTGCGCAAGGTGCGCGACGAGATGGGCCTGGCCAACCTGTGGGTGATGATTCCGTTCGTGCGCACGCTGGAAGAAGGCCGCAAGGTCATCGAGGTGCTGGCCAAGCACGGCCTGAAGCAGGGCGAGAACGGTCTCAAGATCATCATGATGTGCGAAGTGCCGTCCAACGCGCTGCTGGCCGACGAGTTCCTGGATATTTTCGACGGCTTCTCGATTGGCTCCAACGACCTGACCCAGCTCACCCTGGGCCTGGATCGCGATTCCAGCATCGTGGCCAACCTGTTCGACGAGCGGAACCCGGCAGTCAAGAAGCTGCTGTCGATGGCCATCCAGACCGCACGCGCCAAGGGCAAATACGTGGGCATCTGCGGCCAGGGGCCTTCCGATCATCCGGACCTGGCCGAGTGGCTGATGGCCGAGGGCATCGAGTCGGTGTCGCTCAATCCGGACACGGTGGTCGATACGTGGCTGCGGCTGGCGAAGAAGAAGACATCGGCTTGACCACGTAGCTCATCCGTTCACTGCACTACCGCCCCTTCCCCCGCTTTGCGGGAGAGGGGGCAAAAAAAAGCCCGGCAATGCCGGGCTTTTTAGTGGGCGACCGGCCATTCCGGTCGACTCATTCGGCAGGACTGCACCGCGGCTCAGCGCAGCCCGGTCTCGTTGCGCGCAATCACCAGCCGCTGGATTTCACTGGTGCCTTCGTAGATCTCGGTGATCTTGGCGTCGCGGAAATAGCGCTCCAGCGGCATTTCCTTGGAGTAACCCATGCCACCGTGGATCTGCACGGCCTGATGGGTAATCCACATGGCGGCTTCCGACGCCACCAGCTTGGCAATCGCCGCTTCATTGCTGAAACGCTGGTCCTGGCCCTTCACCCACGCCGCGCGCAGAGTCAGCAGCAGGGCCGCGTCGAGCTTGCACTTCATGTCGGCGATCTTGGCCTGGGTCATCTGGAAGGTGCCGATCGGCGCGCCAAACGCCTTGCGCTCCTTCACGTACTCGAGGGTGGCTTCGTAGGCGGCGCGGGCAATGCCGATGGCCTGGCTGGCGATGCCGATGCGGCCGGCATCCAGCACGCCCATGGCGATCTTGAAGCCCTCGCCTTCTGCGCCCAGCACCTCGTCGGCGGCCGCCACGTAGTCGGTGAACTCGATTTCGCAGGTGGCCGAGGCGCGGATGCCCAGCTTGGGCTCGGTCTTGCCGCGATGGAAGCCGGCCTTGTCGGTGTCGATCAGGAAAGCGGTGATGCCGCGCGCGCCCTTGTCCGGTTCGCTCATGGCGAACAGCACGATGTACTTGGCCACCGGGCCGGAGGTGATCCAGCTCTTCTTGCCGTTGATGACGTAGCTGCCGTCGGCCTGCTTGATGGCACGGCAACGCATCGACGTGGCGTCGGAGCCGGACTGCGGCTCGGTCAGCGCAAACGCACCGATCGCCTCGCCTTCGGCAATGGCGCGCACGTACTTCTGCTTCTGCGCCTCGGTGCCGTTCTTCAGGATGCCGTTGCAGAACAGCGAATTGTTGACCGACATGATGGTCGAATGGGCGGCGTCGCCGGCGGCGATTTCCACCATGGCCAGCACGTAGGCCACCGGGTCCATGCCCGCGCCGCCGTACTCGCCCGGCACTTCGATGCCCATCAGGCCGTTTTCACCGAGCAGGCGGATGTTGTCCAGCGGGAACTCGCCCGTCTTGTCGTGGTGCTCGGCGCTCGGCGCGATTTTTTCCTGCGCGATCCGGCGTGCCACGTCCTGGATCATCAACTGCTCTTCGGTGAATGCAAAATCCACGTTCCAACCCTCTCACTTCACTATTTGAATACCAATTGTAACCGGGCCCATGCGCCGGCGTAGCCCGGCTTGACCGGAAAGCCCTGTTGGCAGGACAATATCTTTATATCGCGATAGGAAGATATTTATGGATCTGGAAGCTTGGTCGACCCGGCTGAAGGTCTTTGCCGACGCCACCCGCGTGCGCCTGCTGGTATTGCTGGCGAACGAGGAACTGACCGTGGCCGAGCTTTCCGGCATCACCCAGCTCGCCCAGCCGCGGGTCTCCACTCATCTGGCCAAACTCAAGGAAGCCGGGCTGGTGCGCGACCGCCGCGCCGGCGTTTCGGCCTATTACCGCTTCGACGAGGACAAGCTGGACCCGGCACAACGGGACCTGTGGCGCGCCCTGAAGGAAGGCAGCGATGATCCCCTGCTGCGTCAGGACGCCGAGCGCGTGGCCACGGTGCTGGCCAGCCGCGCGTCCGACCAGAACTGGGCCGACTCGGTGGCCGGCGACATGGAACGCCACTACTCGCCGGGCCGCACCTGGGAAGCCCTGGCGCGCACCGCGCTGCCGCTGCTGGAAACCGGCGACGTGCTGGACATCGCTTCCGGCGACGGCGTGCTGGCCGAGCTGCTGTCGCCGCATGCCCACCGCTATGTCTGCGTGGATACCAGCGCCCGCGTGGTCGCGGCCGCTGGCGAGCGCCTTCGTCGTTTCGAAAACGTGGAAGTGCGCGAGGGCGACATGCATGCGCTTCCCTTCAAGGACCAGAGCTTTGACCTGGTCGTGCTGATGCACGCGTTGACCTATGCCAGCCGGCCTGCGCAAGCGGTCGCCGAGGCGGCGCGCGTGCTTCGCCGTGGCGGGCGCCTGCTGTTGAGCAGCCTGGCCAAGCATGAGCATCGCGCCGTGGTGGAATCGTACGGTCACGTCAACCTGGGTTTCACCGAGAAGGAACTGCGGCGATTCGCGGAAAAGGCCGGACTGGAAGTGGCCAATGCCGAAGCCGTGACCCGCGAACGGCGTCCGCCGCATTTCGAAGTCATTTCGCTGTTGGGAGTCAAACCATGATCACCCTGCCCTGGCTGCATCCCGAGCGCGCCGAAAAACTGCTCAAGGCGCTGAGCGAACGCATCCTGATCATCGATGGCGCGATGGGCACCATGATCCAGCGCCACGGCCTGCAGGAAGACGATTACCGCGGCCAGCGTTTCGCCGAAGGATTCGACAGCCAGCACGACGGCCACGGCAACTGCGGTCACGATTTGAAAGGCAACAACGATCTGTTGCTGCTGACCAAGCCCGAGATCATCGCCGGCGTGCATACCGCCTATCTGGAAGCGGGCGCGGATCTGGTGGAAACCAACACCTTCAACGCCACGGCGGTCAGCCAGGCCGACTACCATCTCGAGCACCTGGTCTACGAACTCAACAAGGCCGGCGCGCAAGTCGCCCGCGACTGCTGTGACGCCATCGAGGCGACCACGCCGGACAAGCCGCGCTTTGTGATTGGCGTGCTCGGCCCCACCAGCCGCACGGCCTCGATCAGCCCGGACGTCAACGACCCGGGCTTCCGCAACACCAGCTTTGACGAACTGCGTGGCACCTACCGCGAGGCCATCGACGGCCTGATCGATGGCGGCGCGGACATCATCATGGTCGAGACCATCTTCGACACCCTCAATGCCAAGGCGGCGTTGTTCGCAATCGAGGAAGTCTTCGACGTGCGCGGCGCCCGTTTGCCGGTGATGATCTCCGGCACCATCACCGATGCCTCCGGCCGCACGCTCTCGGGCCAGACTGCCGAGGCGTTCTACACCTCGATGGCGCACAGCCAGCCGCTGGCCATCGGCCTGAACTGCGCGCTCGGCGCCAAGGATCTGCGCGAGCACGTGGAAACCCTGGCCACAATCGCCGACAGCTACGTCAGCGCCCATCCCAATGCCGGCCTGCCCAATGCGTTCGGCGAGTACGACGAGACGCCGGAGGAAATGGCCGACACGCTCAAGGAGTTCGCCCAATCCGGCCTGCTCAACCTGGTCGGCGGCTGCTGCGGCACCACGCCAGCGCACATCCGCGCCATTGCCGACGCCGTGCACGGTCTTGCGCCGCGCCGACTGCCGCAACGCCTGGCCGACGCGGCTTGAGTGCAGCGGCCCGTGACCTTTTCCCTCGCTCTTATTGCAGCCAATCCCGCCACGGCGGGTAGCGACATGGATGCCATCGCATGAACACCTCTCCGCGCCATACCCGTCTTTCCGGCCTGGAACCGCTGGTCATCACCCCCGACCTGCTGTTCGTCAACGTCGGCGAGCGCACCAACGTCACCGGCAGTGCGCAGTTCCGCAAGCTGGTCAAGGAAGAGCGCTACGAGGAAGCCGTGGACGTGGCGCGCCAGCAGGTGGCCAATGGCGCGCAGATCCTTGACGTCAACATGGACGAAGGCCTGATCGATTCCGAGAAAGCGATGGTGCGCTTCCTCAACCTGATCGCCTCCGAGCCGGACATCGCCCGCATCCCGGTGATGGTGGATTCGTCCAAGTGGAGCGTGATCGAGGCCGGCCTCAAATGCCTGCAGGGCAAGGGCGTGGTCAATTCGATCTCGCTGAAGGAAGGCGAAGAAGCGTTCCTGGAGCATGCCCGCAAGGTGCGCCGCTACGGTGCCGCCGCCGTGGTGATGGCGTTCGACGAAACCGGCCAGGCCGACACCTGTGCGCGCAAGGTGGAGATCTGCACGCGCGCGTATCGCATCCTGACCGAGCAGGTGGGCTTCCCCCCGGAAGACATCATTTTCGACCCGAACATCTTCGCCGTCGCTACCGGCATCGAGGAACACGACAACTACGCGGTCGACTTCATCGAAGCCACCCGCATCATCAAAGCGACGCTGCCGCACTGCCATGTCTCCGGCGGCGTATCCAATGTCTCGTTCTCTTTCCGCGGCAACGAGCCGGTGCGCCAGGCGATCCATTCGGTGTTCCTGTACCACGCCATCCAGGCGGGCATGGACATGGGCATCGTCAATGCCGGCGCCATGCCGATTTACGACGACCTTGACGCGGAACTGCGCGAGCGCGTGGAGGACGTGATCCTCAATCGCCGCAAGGATTCCACCGAGCGCCTGCTGGAGATTGCCGACCGCTACAAGGGCAAGAAGGGCGAAGCCAAGGTCGAGGATCTGGCCTGGCGCGACAAGAGCGTGCGCGAGCGCCTGAGCCATGCCCTGGTCCACGGCATCGATGCCTTCGTCGAAGGCGATACCGAGGAAGCCCGCCAGCAGGCCACGCGTCCGCTCGATGTCATCGAAGGGCCGCTGATGGACGGCATGAACGTGGTCGGTGACCTGTTCGGCGCCGGCAAAATGTTCCTGCCGCAGGTGGTGAAATCAGCGCGGGTGATGAAGAAGGCCGTGGCCTATCTGCTGCCGTACATCGAGGAAGAAAAGCTCCGCAGCGGCGACGTCGGCAAGTCCAACGGCAAGATCATCATGGCCACGGTCAAGGGCGACGTACACGACATCGGCAAGAACATCGTCGGCGTGGTGCTGGCCTGCAACAACTTCGATGTGGTCGATCTGGGCGTGATGGTGCCGGCGCAGAAGATCCTGGACGCCGCACGGGCCGAGAACGCCGACTTGATTGGCCTGTCCGGCCTGATCACGCCCTCGTTGGAAGAGATGACCCATGTGGCGCGCGAAATGCAGCGCCAGGGCTTCTCCATGCCGTTGTTGATCGGCGGCGCCACGACCTCACGTGCCCACACCGCGCTGAAGATCGATCCGCACTACGACGCCCCCACCGTCTGGGTGAAGGACGCCTCGCGCGCGGTCGGCGTGGCGCAGTCGCTGATTTCGCGCGACATGCGCGAGGGTTTTGTCGCCGCCAACGATGCCGACTACGCCGAGATTCGCCAGCGCCACCGCAACCGCGGCGATGCCAAACGCCTGGTCACGCTGGAGAAGGCGCGCGGCCAGCGCTTCGAAGGCGGCTGGGAATCCTATACCCCACCGGCGCCCAATCAGCCCGGCATCACCTCCTTCGATGATTACCCGTTGGCCGAACTGATCGAGTACATCGACTGGACGCCGTTCTTCCAGGCGTGGGAACTGGCGGGCAAGTACCCGGCCATCCTGACCGACGAAGTGGTGGGACCGCAGGCCAGCGAGCTGTATCGCGACGCGCGCGCCATGCTGGATCGCATCGTCAGCGAGCGCTGGCTGACCGCCAAGGGCGTGTTCGGCCTGTGGCCGGCCAACGCGGTGGGCGATGACGTGCAGGTGCAGGTCGATGGCGCCACCCGCGCGTTGTGCTTCCTGCGCCAGCAGGTGGACAAGCCGGTCGAACGACCGGACTTCTGCCTGGCGGATTTCATCGCGCCCGCCTCGACCGGCAAGCAGGACTGGATCGGCGCATTCGCCGTCACCGCCGGCATCGGCATCGACGAGCACGTGGCGCGCTTCGAGGCCGACCACGACGATTACAACGCGATCCTGCTCAAGGCGCTGGCCGATCGCCTCGCCGAAGCCTTTGCCGAGCGTCTGCATCAACGCGTGCGCACGGAGTTCTGGGGATACGCGGCCGACGAATCGCTCGACAACGACGCCCTGGTGGCCGAGGCCTATGCCGGCATCCGCCCTGCACCGGGTTATCCGGCCTGTCCGGAACACAGCGAGAAGGCGGCGCTGTTCGAGCTGCTGGGCGCGGAAAGCCGTGCCGGCATGCAGCTGACCGAGAGCTTCGCCATGCTTCCGACGGCGGCGGTGTCCGGCTATTACTTCAGTCATCCGCAGAGTCAGTACTTCGTCGTCGGCCGTGTCTCCAAGCAACAGGTGGAAGATTACGCGCGGCGCAAAGGCGTCCCGTTGGCGCAAGCCGAACGCTGGTTGGCATCGAATCTCGACTATGACCCTGAATGAGTCAGCCAGCTTTCGAAATCTCTTTGGAATTACTGATCGCCACTGAATCAAGCCGACGGCAACGCATGGCGAAAACCAAGTCAATGCAACTGTGAAAGTTCTCGTCGTCGCGCAAATGTTCATCAGCTAATACTGCGTGCAACCGCATTGTTTCGCCCGAGTCCGAATCCTAGGATGCCTCGCCGCCACACCGGCGCTTACTGGATATCTGGACTCCCTTCATGAAGAAAACCCTTTTGCTGGCGCTCGCCATTTCGGCGGCCTCGTTTGCTGCCTCCGCAGGCGAAATCAACTACAACAGCGTCGAGTTCGGCTACGCGCAGACCCAGCTCGACACCGGCTCCACGATGAACGACAAGAGCCTGCAGGACATGCGCCCCAAGGGCTACTACCTGAAGGGTTCGGTCGAACTGGGTGAATCGCCGTTCTACCTGTTCGGCGGCTTTGGCCAGGGCAACGACACCGCCACCGCCCACGTCGCGAACGAGCGCGTGCGCATCAATGCCAAGCAGCGCACCTACGACGTCGGCGTGGGCGCGCACTACGGTTTGAACGAGAAGACCGACCTGCTGGTGGAAACCAGCTACCTCAGCGACCGCGTCTCCATCGACCGCAAGGGCAAGCACGAGCGCGTCAACGGCGAAGCCGTGCGTTTCGCGGTGGGCGTGGACGGCATGATGACCGACAAGCTGGAAGGCTGGGCCAAGGTCAACTACACGCAGGGTGAGCTGACCTCGGGCGAGTTCGGCGCCGAGCTGGGTGCGCAATACTCCTTCACCAAGACCTGGGGTATCGTCGGCCAGTACAACTACGGCCGCGACGCTTCGGGTTACCAGGTGGGCGTGCGCGCCAGCTTCTGATCGACTCCTGGATTGTTGAACGTCACAAGGCCCGGTTCTCCGGGCCTTGTGCGTTGTAGCGATTGCAAACACGGGCGGCTTTGTCCACGATCCCCCTGCCCTCTCCCAGCACCGCTGCATGAGCCTGACATTCCCCCACTGTGCAAGCACCTGGCGACGCCAGCAAATCGTCGCCGGGAGGGCCGCATGAACCCGCCTGCTTCATCGCCACCGATGTTGCGACTGTCGAGCTTCTACTTCGCCTACTACGCGGCGCTCGGTGCTTTCACTCCGTACTGGGGACTGTTCCTGCAATCGCGTGGAATGCAGGTGGGTGCGATCAGCGTGTTGATGAGCCTGTGGTACGGCACGCGCATCGTTGCGCCCAGTACCTGGTCCACCCTGGCCGGGCGCTCGTCGCGTCCGATTCGCTGGCTGCACGCGGGCTGCTGGCTGACCTTGCTGAGTTTCAGCGTGTTCCTGCTGCCGCTGAAGTTCATCGGTCTGTTCGTGGTCATGTGCGCGTTCTGCTTCAGCTACAACGCGGTGATGCCGCAGTTCGAAGCCATCACCTTGAGCCATCTCGGCAATCAACCGCATCGCTACGGCCATGTCCGGGTGTGGGGTTCAATTGGCTTCATCACCGTGGTAGCGGCGTTTGGACCGTTGCTGGACTGGTGGGGCCCGGAGCAGCTGCCATGGCTGATGCTGCCCATCATGATCGGCCTGCTGGTGTCGGCGTATGCCAACCATTACGAACACCCGCCGACGGAAGGCTTGCACTACGACCAGCAAGGTTTCCGTGCACGATTGAAACAGCCGCAGGTGATTGCGTTCCTGGTGGCGGCCTTCCTGACCCAGGTATCGTTCGGCCCGTACTACACGTTCTTTTCCATTTACCTCAGCGAGCACGGTTACTCCGCTTCGCGACTGGGCATGTTCTGGACCGTCGGCGTGCTGGCCGAGATCGCGGTGTTCTTCCTGTCCGCGCGCATCTTCCGACGCTGGGATGCCGGCAAGGTCATGGCCCTGGCCATGTTCAGTGCGGCGTTGCGCTGGTGGGCGACGGCGCTATGGCCCGACAACGGTTGGTTGCTGGGCTTGGCGCAGCTGACCCATGCGCTGAACTTCGGCGCGTTCTTTGCGGCGGTCATGCAATTGCTGGCGCGGTTCTTTCCCGGCCGCCTCAATGGTCACGGCCAGGGCGTGTTCTACGGCCTGTCGTCAGGCGTGGGTGGCGTGATCGGCGCGCTGCTCGCAGGCCAGCTCTGGCGATTCAGCGGCAGCGTCGCGTTTGCCGCTGCGGGCGGCTTTGCACTGCTGGCTTCGTTGATTGCCTGGCGCTGGCTGGCCAGGAATCCGGTCAGCGCCGCTCAGTAGGCCGCGGCTGCGCGCGGCCCACGGCTGTTTCACCAGACCAGATCATCCGGCACCTGGAATTGCGGATCGGCGTACGGATCGTCGGCGGCCGGCGCATCCGGATCCACCTTCAGCGCCACGCAGGGTGCGAACACGGCTTCGGCTTCGGCCAGCATGGCGGCTGTCACCAACAGATAGCGGCCATTGAGCTGCACCACGCCCAGCTCACCCGCATTGAGCGCCTTGAGCTGGGTTTCGTTGACGTAGATGCGCTTGATCTTTCCGCCGTACGGAAAGTGTCGGGTAATTTCGGCACCCGCATCGTTCAGGCCTTGATCCTTCAGCAGGACTTCCAGCCTCGCCTTGGCTTCGCGACGCAGTCGCGCCTCTTCCTGCTTGATTCGCTCGGCTTCAATGCGCTCATCTTTTTCTTTCTGGGCGCGGATGGCATAGGCCTTGGCCAGAT is part of the Pseudoxanthomonas indica genome and encodes:
- a CDS encoding acyl-CoA dehydrogenase family protein is translated as MDFAFTEEQLMIQDVARRIAQEKIAPSAEHHDKTGEFPLDNIRLLGENGLMGIEVPGEYGGAGMDPVAYVLAMVEIAAGDAAHSTIMSVNNSLFCNGILKNGTEAQKQKYVRAIAEGEAIGAFALTEPQSGSDATSMRCRAIKQADGSYVINGKKSWITSGPVAKYIVLFAMSEPDKGARGITAFLIDTDKAGFHRGKTEPKLGIRASATCEIEFTDYVAAADEVLGAEGEGFKIAMGVLDAGRIGIASQAIGIARAAYEATLEYVKERKAFGAPIGTFQMTQAKIADMKCKLDAALLLTLRAAWVKGQDQRFSNEAAIAKLVASEAAMWITHQAVQIHGGMGYSKEMPLERYFRDAKITEIYEGTSEIQRLVIARNETGLR
- a CDS encoding DUF2058 domain-containing protein, with amino-acid sequence MTDSLRDQLLGLGFKPAPKPERKPERRPDRKPDGKRHEGKRQDGGKRPAHAAGAAKGPHSGQPRNAGAKAGGQSRPARVAGGEMDLAKAYAIRAQKEKDERIEAERIKQEEARLRREAKARLEVLLKDQGLNDAGAEITRHFPYGGKIKRIYVNETQLKALNAGELGVVQLNGRYLLVTAAMLAEAEAVFAPCVALKVDPDAPAADDPYADPQFQVPDDLVW
- a CDS encoding homocysteine S-methyltransferase family protein encodes the protein MITLPWLHPERAEKLLKALSERILIIDGAMGTMIQRHGLQEDDYRGQRFAEGFDSQHDGHGNCGHDLKGNNDLLLLTKPEIIAGVHTAYLEAGADLVETNTFNATAVSQADYHLEHLVYELNKAGAQVARDCCDAIEATTPDKPRFVIGVLGPTSRTASISPDVNDPGFRNTSFDELRGTYREAIDGLIDGGADIIMVETIFDTLNAKAALFAIEEVFDVRGARLPVMISGTITDASGRTLSGQTAEAFYTSMAHSQPLAIGLNCALGAKDLREHVETLATIADSYVSAHPNAGLPNAFGEYDETPEEMADTLKEFAQSGLLNLVGGCCGTTPAHIRAIADAVHGLAPRRLPQRLADAA
- the metH gene encoding methionine synthase; amino-acid sequence: MNTSPRHTRLSGLEPLVITPDLLFVNVGERTNVTGSAQFRKLVKEERYEEAVDVARQQVANGAQILDVNMDEGLIDSEKAMVRFLNLIASEPDIARIPVMVDSSKWSVIEAGLKCLQGKGVVNSISLKEGEEAFLEHARKVRRYGAAAVVMAFDETGQADTCARKVEICTRAYRILTEQVGFPPEDIIFDPNIFAVATGIEEHDNYAVDFIEATRIIKATLPHCHVSGGVSNVSFSFRGNEPVRQAIHSVFLYHAIQAGMDMGIVNAGAMPIYDDLDAELRERVEDVILNRRKDSTERLLEIADRYKGKKGEAKVEDLAWRDKSVRERLSHALVHGIDAFVEGDTEEARQQATRPLDVIEGPLMDGMNVVGDLFGAGKMFLPQVVKSARVMKKAVAYLLPYIEEEKLRSGDVGKSNGKIIMATVKGDVHDIGKNIVGVVLACNNFDVVDLGVMVPAQKILDAARAENADLIGLSGLITPSLEEMTHVAREMQRQGFSMPLLIGGATTSRAHTALKIDPHYDAPTVWVKDASRAVGVAQSLISRDMREGFVAANDADYAEIRQRHRNRGDAKRLVTLEKARGQRFEGGWESYTPPAPNQPGITSFDDYPLAELIEYIDWTPFFQAWELAGKYPAILTDEVVGPQASELYRDARAMLDRIVSERWLTAKGVFGLWPANAVGDDVQVQVDGATRALCFLRQQVDKPVERPDFCLADFIAPASTGKQDWIGAFAVTAGIGIDEHVARFEADHDDYNAILLKALADRLAEAFAERLHQRVRTEFWGYAADESLDNDALVAEAYAGIRPAPGYPACPEHSEKAALFELLGAESRAGMQLTESFAMLPTAAVSGYYFSHPQSQYFVVGRVSKQQVEDYARRKGVPLAQAERWLASNLDYDPE
- the ppsA gene encoding phosphoenolpyruvate synthase, giving the protein MNENILWLHALRLADLARVGGKNSSLGEMIGHLAGLGVSVPGGYATTAEAFKDFIAHNDLSKRIFDRLATLDVEDVPALTAAGREIRGWVIDAPLQPELDRDIRQAYAQLCADNGGGDVAVAVRSSATAEDLPDASFAGQQETFLNVTGADDVVHKVKEVFASLYNDRAIAYRVHHGFKHEDVFLSAGVQLMVRSDVGASGVLFTLDTESGFRDVVFVTASYGLGENVVQGAVNPDEFYVYKPTLSQGKPAILRRALGSKQIRMVYSDQPGERVRNEDTPVELRGKFSISDVDVQELAKQSLVIEKHYGRPMDIEWAKDGVSGKLFIVQARPETVKSRAKATQIERYALEQRGPVIAEGRAIGQKIGSGIARVVRSLDDMSRVQPGDVLVADMTDPDWEPVMKRAAAIVTNRGGRTCHAAIIARELGVPAVVGTGNALDHIKDGQEVTVSCAEGDTGFIYEGALPFERTTTDLDNMPPAPLKIMMNVANPERAFDFGQLPNAGIGLARLEMIIASHIGVHPLALLEFDRQDLETRKKIEAKMAGYADPVSFYVDRLAEGIATITASVAPNPVIVRLSDFKSNEYANLIGGSRYEPHEENPMIGFRGASRYVDPSFEPAFALECRAVRKVRDEMGLANLWVMIPFVRTLEEGRKVIEVLAKHGLKQGENGLKIIMMCEVPSNALLADEFLDIFDGFSIGSNDLTQLTLGLDRDSSIVANLFDERNPAVKKLLSMAIQTARAKGKYVGICGQGPSDHPDLAEWLMAEGIESVSLNPDTVVDTWLRLAKKKTSA
- a CDS encoding MFS transporter → MNPPASSPPMLRLSSFYFAYYAALGAFTPYWGLFLQSRGMQVGAISVLMSLWYGTRIVAPSTWSTLAGRSSRPIRWLHAGCWLTLLSFSVFLLPLKFIGLFVVMCAFCFSYNAVMPQFEAITLSHLGNQPHRYGHVRVWGSIGFITVVAAFGPLLDWWGPEQLPWLMLPIMIGLLVSAYANHYEHPPTEGLHYDQQGFRARLKQPQVIAFLVAAFLTQVSFGPYYTFFSIYLSEHGYSASRLGMFWTVGVLAEIAVFFLSARIFRRWDAGKVMALAMFSAALRWWATALWPDNGWLLGLAQLTHALNFGAFFAAVMQLLARFFPGRLNGHGQGVFYGLSSGVGGVIGALLAGQLWRFSGSVAFAAAGGFALLASLIAWRWLARNPVSAAQ
- a CDS encoding autotransporter outer membrane beta-barrel domain-containing protein, translating into MKKTLLLALAISAASFAASAGEINYNSVEFGYAQTQLDTGSTMNDKSLQDMRPKGYYLKGSVELGESPFYLFGGFGQGNDTATAHVANERVRINAKQRTYDVGVGAHYGLNEKTDLLVETSYLSDRVSIDRKGKHERVNGEAVRFAVGVDGMMTDKLEGWAKVNYTQGELTSGEFGAELGAQYSFTKTWGIVGQYNYGRDASGYQVGVRASF
- a CDS encoding ArsR/SmtB family transcription factor, encoding MDLEAWSTRLKVFADATRVRLLVLLANEELTVAELSGITQLAQPRVSTHLAKLKEAGLVRDRRAGVSAYYRFDEDKLDPAQRDLWRALKEGSDDPLLRQDAERVATVLASRASDQNWADSVAGDMERHYSPGRTWEALARTALPLLETGDVLDIASGDGVLAELLSPHAHRYVCVDTSARVVAAAGERLRRFENVEVREGDMHALPFKDQSFDLVVLMHALTYASRPAQAVAEAARVLRRGGRLLLSSLAKHEHRAVVESYGHVNLGFTEKELRRFAEKAGLEVANAEAVTRERRPPHFEVISLLGVKP